From the genome of Candidatus Electrothrix communis, one region includes:
- the lon gene encoding endopeptidase La, whose amino-acid sequence MFDSDVTQYPVMPLRDVVIFPSMVAPLVVGRKKSARALEYAMKERSLIFLVTQKDASVEEPRPDHLYQCGVLASVMQLLRLPDGTVKALIEGKRRAIVEAYSEDEEFFHADVRYAEDQHTESIELPVYSRELKQVFERYAKIVKNIPPEVLKSVAALENPGLRVDLICSHLRLGTEEKQDILEILDLPDRIRRVLEILYRELEQHELEKSIDIRVKKKMNESQRHYYLNEKVKEIQTEIGHGGDDLDELQETLKEKELPESVQEKADRELSKLRAMPPMSAETTVVRNYLETIISLPWVEKEEVSIDIDEAEDILNQDHYGLKKPKERILEYLAVQTQVEKLKGPILCLVGPPGVGKTSVCKSIARAMNRKFVRLSLGGVRDEAEIRGHRRTYIGAMPGKIIHAMQKAEVINPVFCLDEVDKMSVDFRGDPSSALLEVLDPEQNYAFNDHYLDLDYDLSEVFFIATANNLHGIPLPLQDRMEIIRLNGYTEEDKLEIAERFLAPKQLGLNGFAEDDIQFTKEAVLEIVRRYTREAGVRNLERTLAAVCRKIARDRLKKKEPTRKYQLSDQSVGEYLGVPKYRFGLAEARHAIGLVTGLAWTEVGGELLQIESVLMPGTGKMTVTGKLGDVMQESAQAALSYVRSRSMRLGLDTDFYQQLDIHVHVPEGAIPKDGPSAGITMATSIVSALLKYPVDRHLAMTGEITLRGRVLPIGGLTEKLLAAKRGNITHILLPGENRRDLEEVPARIRESLDITFVDHVDEVLIRALILPKGEQLFKDVSLESILKNVALSAHNTTVQQ is encoded by the coding sequence ATGTTTGATTCCGATGTAACACAATATCCAGTCATGCCCCTGAGGGATGTAGTTATTTTTCCCAGTATGGTTGCTCCATTGGTTGTGGGTCGAAAAAAATCTGCCCGTGCCTTGGAATATGCCATGAAGGAGCGCTCGTTGATTTTTTTGGTCACCCAAAAGGATGCCAGCGTTGAAGAGCCCAGGCCAGATCATTTATACCAGTGCGGCGTGCTTGCCTCTGTCATGCAGCTGTTGCGCCTGCCTGACGGCACCGTCAAGGCTCTGATTGAGGGCAAACGTAGAGCAATCGTGGAGGCATATAGTGAAGACGAGGAATTTTTTCACGCCGATGTGAGGTATGCAGAGGATCAGCATACCGAGAGCATTGAGCTGCCCGTGTACAGTCGTGAGCTAAAACAGGTCTTTGAGCGCTACGCCAAGATTGTGAAAAATATTCCACCTGAGGTGCTCAAGTCGGTTGCTGCCTTGGAAAATCCCGGCCTGCGGGTTGATTTGATCTGCTCGCATTTGCGCCTTGGGACCGAGGAAAAACAGGATATTCTCGAAATTCTTGATCTGCCGGATCGTATCCGTCGGGTGTTGGAGATCCTGTACCGGGAGTTGGAGCAGCACGAGCTTGAAAAGAGCATTGATATCCGGGTCAAGAAAAAGATGAACGAGAGCCAGCGCCATTATTATCTCAACGAGAAGGTCAAAGAAATTCAGACCGAGATAGGGCACGGTGGAGATGATCTTGATGAGCTCCAGGAGACCTTGAAGGAAAAGGAGCTTCCTGAGTCGGTGCAGGAAAAAGCAGACAGAGAGTTAAGCAAACTTCGGGCCATGCCGCCGATGTCTGCGGAAACCACTGTGGTCCGTAATTATCTTGAGACGATTATCAGCCTGCCTTGGGTGGAGAAAGAAGAGGTTTCCATTGATATTGATGAGGCTGAGGATATCCTCAATCAGGATCATTATGGACTGAAAAAGCCGAAAGAGCGCATTCTCGAATATCTTGCCGTGCAGACGCAGGTGGAGAAGCTCAAGGGGCCGATCTTGTGTTTGGTTGGTCCTCCTGGCGTGGGAAAGACCTCTGTTTGTAAATCCATTGCCAGGGCCATGAACCGCAAGTTTGTTCGCCTATCTCTGGGCGGGGTACGGGATGAAGCCGAAATTCGAGGGCATCGGCGAACCTATATCGGAGCCATGCCCGGCAAGATTATCCATGCCATGCAAAAGGCAGAGGTGATCAATCCGGTTTTCTGCCTTGATGAAGTGGACAAAATGAGCGTTGATTTTCGCGGCGATCCCTCATCTGCGCTGCTGGAGGTGCTGGACCCGGAGCAGAATTACGCCTTTAATGATCATTATCTTGATCTTGATTATGATTTATCCGAGGTGTTTTTTATCGCCACAGCCAATAATCTACACGGTATTCCGCTGCCTTTGCAGGATAGAATGGAGATCATCCGCCTGAACGGTTATACGGAAGAGGATAAATTGGAGATTGCTGAGCGATTTCTTGCTCCTAAACAGTTGGGGCTGAACGGCTTTGCAGAGGATGATATTCAATTTACCAAGGAGGCCGTGCTGGAGATCGTCCGACGCTACACCCGTGAAGCTGGCGTCCGTAACCTGGAACGAACCCTTGCTGCTGTCTGTCGCAAGATCGCTCGTGATCGTTTAAAAAAGAAGGAACCCACTCGAAAATACCAGCTCTCGGATCAGTCTGTGGGCGAGTATCTCGGGGTGCCCAAGTACAGATTCGGGCTGGCCGAAGCGCGGCACGCCATTGGCTTGGTAACCGGCCTGGCCTGGACAGAGGTCGGTGGCGAGCTGTTACAGATTGAGTCGGTGTTGATGCCCGGTACCGGCAAGATGACAGTGACCGGCAAGCTGGGGGATGTCATGCAGGAGTCGGCACAGGCTGCTCTGTCCTATGTCCGTTCTCGTTCCATGCGGCTGGGGTTGGATACGGATTTTTATCAGCAATTGGATATCCATGTTCATGTTCCGGAAGGAGCAATCCCTAAGGACGGACCTTCTGCCGGAATTACTATGGCCACCTCCATTGTTTCTGCACTGCTGAAATACCCTGTTGATCGTCATCTGGCCATGACAGGTGAAATTACCCTGCGCGGCAGAGTTCTACCCATTGGCGGCCTGACAGAAAAATTACTGGCCGCCAAGCGAGGAAATATTACCCATATTCTCCTTCCTGGTGAAAATAGAAGGGATCTGGAAGAGGTCCCTGCGAGAATCCGAGAGAGTCTTGATATTACCTTTGTTGACCATGTTGATGAGGTGTTGATCAGGGCCTTGATTCTGCCTAAAGGAGAGCAGCTTTTCAAAGACGTCTCGCTGGAAAGTATCTTGAAAAATGTCGCGTTGTCAGCCCATAATACAACGGTACAGCAATAA
- the clpX gene encoding ATP-dependent Clp protease ATP-binding subunit ClpX: protein MSDEVSGDSAEVCTCSFCGRAQGEVENLIAGPDVYICDKCIELCNGMVKEQSEGEGEVVEAPSPAALKPKEIHAHLDDYVIGQDFAKRVLSVAVHNHYKRTEKRPEGILDDVEIQKSNIILIGPTGSGKTLLAQTLARVLNVPFTIADATTLTEAGYVGDDTENILVNLLQAADDDIERAQHGIVYIDEIDKIARKSDSASLTRDVSGEGVQQALLKIIEGTVASIPPKGGRKHPQQDLIKIDTTNILFIVGGAFVGLDRVIKRRAGTKAIGFGANIETGPEKSVGELLTEVQPEDLLKFGLIPELLGRLPVIAPMKELAEEDLVRILKEPKNALTKQYMKLFELEGVTLRFTEGALNEAARKAMSRNSGARGLRSVMETAMLDVMYELPSDEDAVECVINEQVIADGEYPVILYDAEEKKTA from the coding sequence ATGAGTGACGAAGTTTCAGGCGACTCTGCCGAGGTCTGTACCTGTTCCTTCTGTGGCCGGGCGCAGGGAGAGGTGGAAAACCTGATCGCCGGTCCGGATGTCTATATCTGTGATAAATGTATAGAACTTTGTAACGGTATGGTCAAAGAGCAGAGCGAAGGGGAGGGCGAGGTTGTTGAGGCTCCTTCTCCTGCTGCGCTGAAACCCAAGGAAATTCATGCGCATCTGGATGATTATGTGATCGGTCAGGATTTTGCCAAGCGTGTATTATCCGTGGCTGTGCATAACCATTACAAGAGGACAGAAAAACGCCCAGAAGGAATCCTTGACGATGTGGAGATTCAGAAATCCAATATCATCCTCATTGGTCCCACCGGGAGCGGTAAGACTCTGCTGGCTCAAACTCTGGCCAGAGTGCTTAATGTGCCCTTTACCATCGCCGACGCCACGACATTGACCGAAGCAGGATATGTCGGTGACGATACTGAAAATATTTTGGTGAATCTGCTGCAAGCTGCGGATGATGATATTGAACGGGCTCAGCACGGGATTGTCTATATTGATGAGATCGACAAGATCGCCCGTAAATCTGATTCCGCCTCGCTGACCCGCGATGTCTCTGGGGAGGGCGTGCAGCAGGCTCTGCTCAAGATCATTGAAGGTACAGTAGCTTCCATTCCTCCCAAGGGTGGACGAAAGCATCCCCAGCAGGATTTGATTAAGATAGATACCACCAATATTCTCTTTATTGTCGGCGGTGCCTTTGTCGGGCTGGATCGAGTGATTAAGCGCCGCGCTGGAACCAAGGCCATCGGTTTTGGAGCCAATATTGAAACAGGTCCGGAAAAGAGCGTGGGCGAATTATTGACCGAGGTGCAGCCGGAAGATCTGCTGAAGTTCGGTTTGATTCCTGAGCTGTTGGGGCGCTTGCCGGTTATCGCCCCGATGAAGGAGCTGGCGGAAGAGGATCTGGTGCGCATCCTTAAGGAACCGAAAAATGCCTTGACCAAGCAGTACATGAAGCTGTTTGAGTTGGAAGGCGTTACGCTTCGCTTTACTGAAGGTGCGCTGAACGAGGCGGCCCGCAAGGCAATGTCCCGTAATTCGGGAGCACGCGGCTTACGTTCGGTCATGGAAACAGCCATGCTTGATGTGATGTATGAGCTTCCTTCCGATGAAGATGCTGTTGAATGTGTGATTAACGAACAGGTCATCGCTGACGGCGAGTATCCTGTTATTCTCTATGATGCGGAAGAGAAGAAAACCGCCTAA
- the clpP gene encoding ATP-dependent Clp endopeptidase proteolytic subunit ClpP: MNLVPMVVEQSPRGERAFDIYSRLLRERIVFLGTPVNDDVASVIVAQLLFLEADDPEKDITFYINSPGGVVTAGMAIYDTMQYINCDVATLCMGQAASMGAFLLAAGAEGKRFALPNSRIMIHQPLGGFQGQATDIDIHAKEILRMRSDLNRLLSQHTGNSVKKIEKDTERDNFMSADEAVKYGLIDKVLVRREDTKEDA, from the coding sequence ATGAACCTAGTTCCAATGGTTGTTGAACAAAGTCCGCGAGGTGAGCGGGCTTTTGATATTTATTCGCGCCTGCTCAGGGAACGGATTGTTTTTCTCGGTACACCCGTGAACGATGACGTTGCCAGTGTGATTGTGGCTCAGCTCCTTTTTCTTGAGGCCGATGATCCTGAGAAGGATATCACTTTTTATATTAATTCGCCGGGCGGCGTGGTGACGGCCGGTATGGCCATTTATGACACCATGCAGTATATCAACTGCGATGTGGCAACTCTCTGTATGGGACAGGCTGCATCTATGGGAGCTTTTTTGCTGGCCGCCGGGGCAGAGGGAAAACGCTTTGCTTTGCCGAATTCTCGGATCATGATCCATCAGCCGCTGGGTGGGTTTCAGGGGCAGGCCACGGATATCGATATCCACGCTAAAGAGATTCTGCGGATGCGGAGCGATCTGAACAGACTGTTGTCCCAGCATACTGGCAACTCGGTGAAGAAGATTGAAAAGGACACAGAGCGGGATAATTTTATGAGCGCCGATGAGGCTGTAAAATACGGTCTGATCGACAAGGTGCTGGTACGCCGTGAGGATACCAAGGAGGATGCGTAA
- the tig gene encoding trigger factor: protein MSILKKSYKDRVEPEVAEKLVQDTYFDAIEEKKIDVIVHPEIRETTFADDGSFTYVAMVEVKPEFELQQYKGLEIEKPNSDVTDAEVEKKIAELQRSKAVLRSAEDDHGIAMDDIVTIDFQGFHEEKALKEVRNENFSVDMGTGYLGEDFEERLVGVKKGETILYESDFPADFQNPVMAGKTIEFKVDVKDIKERIKPELDDEFAKDIDEKYETFADLQAATSSELKEEKESALEGDLNDRIMQKLLEMNEFPIPQRTVAFEIQEMIKQTEENLKRAGQTLESAGINKEQLVEHHREAAEKRVRGDFLLKKVAELEEITLTDEDLEQGYSRIADEYNMTVENVKGYFKKREELMPFMAELLNEKILNFLRNSASLVEVAAGAEEAGEAGEEATQDA from the coding sequence ATGTCTATCCTGAAGAAGAGTTATAAAGATCGGGTTGAGCCGGAAGTTGCAGAAAAATTGGTGCAGGATACCTATTTTGATGCGATCGAAGAAAAGAAAATCGACGTCATTGTGCATCCCGAAATTCGGGAGACCACATTCGCCGATGACGGCAGCTTTACCTATGTTGCTATGGTGGAGGTAAAACCTGAGTTTGAGCTCCAGCAATATAAGGGGCTGGAGATTGAAAAGCCCAACAGCGATGTCACCGATGCCGAGGTGGAGAAAAAGATTGCGGAACTTCAACGGAGCAAGGCCGTCCTTCGTTCTGCGGAAGACGATCATGGGATCGCTATGGACGATATCGTGACCATTGATTTTCAGGGATTCCATGAAGAAAAAGCCCTGAAAGAAGTGCGCAACGAGAATTTTTCCGTTGATATGGGAACCGGTTATTTAGGGGAAGATTTTGAAGAACGACTGGTCGGCGTCAAAAAAGGTGAGACCATTCTTTACGAGAGCGACTTCCCCGCTGATTTCCAGAACCCGGTTATGGCCGGTAAGACCATTGAGTTCAAGGTGGATGTCAAAGACATCAAAGAGCGAATCAAGCCTGAACTGGATGATGAGTTTGCCAAAGATATTGATGAGAAATATGAAACTTTTGCTGACTTGCAGGCCGCTACCTCTTCGGAGCTGAAAGAAGAGAAGGAATCAGCCCTTGAGGGTGATTTGAATGATCGCATTATGCAGAAGCTGCTTGAGATGAATGAATTTCCTATTCCTCAAAGAACGGTTGCTTTTGAGATTCAGGAGATGATCAAGCAGACTGAGGAAAATCTGAAGCGGGCAGGCCAGACTTTGGAGTCTGCCGGAATCAACAAAGAGCAACTGGTTGAGCATCACCGTGAAGCGGCTGAAAAACGAGTTCGAGGCGATTTTCTCCTGAAAAAAGTTGCAGAGCTTGAAGAAATCACCCTGACGGATGAAGATCTTGAGCAGGGCTACAGTCGCATTGCTGATGAGTATAATATGACTGTTGAGAATGTGAAAGGCTACTTCAAAAAGCGTGAAGAGCTGATGCCTTTTATGGCGGAGCTGCTGAACGAGAAGATCCTTAACTTCCTGCGAAATTCTGCAAGTCTTGTCGAAGTTGCGGCAGGAGCCGAAGAGGCTGGAGAGGCCGGAGAAGAGGCAACCCAGGACGCGTAA
- a CDS encoding trigger factor: protein MDVAIEEVSELARKVTVTLPAEDVGKELDKKYNELKKKLHSKASVGARHRCLS from the coding sequence ATGGATGTTGCGATTGAAGAAGTAAGCGAGCTGGCCCGGAAGGTAACTGTTACCCTGCCTGCGGAGGATGTGGGTAAGGAGCTTGATAAAAAATATAACGAGCTGAAAAAGAAGTTGCACTCAAAGGCTTCCGTCGGGGCAAGGCACCGATGTCTATCCTGA
- a CDS encoding FISUMP domain-containing protein, producing the protein MKGGTGDAGEQGVQGATGAKGDTGEQGVQGATGVKGDQGDSGTPGVKGDKGDPSPAGTSSWTDGTGKVTATVDVGIGAGAATPGAKLDVDGEIKMHSTTDTCDAAGAGKIRWSGSDFEGCNGTKWVSFTSEVPTVTSGTGQVWMDRNLGARQVATSLTDTAAYGDLYQWGRLTDGHEKRSHHDPTPQTTTTLSPTDVPGHDEFIAVPGGGGPNWDWRDGQNNNMWQGLDGINNPCPTGFRLPTETEWQAEIDQYGATGSALFDSPLKLVVGGYRSYSDGILNKPGIPGYYWSSTVDGSAARFLHFVSGYAAVNTHFRAGGFSVRCLKD; encoded by the coding sequence GTGAAGGGGGGCACGGGTGATGCCGGTGAGCAGGGAGTTCAGGGAGCGACCGGTGCGAAAGGTGATACTGGTGAGCAAGGTGTTCAGGGTGCGACCGGTGTAAAGGGTGATCAAGGTGATTCAGGAACACCTGGCGTAAAGGGCGACAAAGGTGATCCCAGCCCTGCGGGCACCAGCTCATGGACAGACGGAACCGGTAAAGTGACCGCGACAGTGGATGTGGGCATTGGGGCCGGTGCCGCGACTCCGGGTGCGAAGTTAGATGTGGATGGAGAAATTAAGATGCATAGCACGACGGATACGTGCGATGCGGCGGGTGCGGGCAAAATACGCTGGAGCGGCAGTGATTTTGAGGGCTGCAACGGCACGAAGTGGGTTTCGTTCACATCCGAAGTGCCCACCGTAACCTCCGGTACCGGCCAAGTGTGGATGGACCGCAATCTGGGGGCCCGTCAGGTGGCCACATCTTTGACCGACACAGCAGCCTACGGCGATTTATATCAGTGGGGCCGTCTGACGGACGGGCATGAGAAACGGTCTCATCATGATCCAACCCCGCAGACAACTACCACGCTCAGCCCAACAGATGTTCCGGGTCATGATGAATTCATCGCTGTGCCTGGTGGAGGAGGCCCTAATTGGGACTGGCGAGACGGGCAAAACAACAATATGTGGCAGGGCCTTGATGGCATTAACAACCCCTGTCCCACCGGTTTCCGATTACCAACAGAAACGGAGTGGCAGGCGGAGATCGATCAATATGGAGCCACCGGAAGTGCTCTTTTCGATTCACCCCTGAAGCTTGTTGTGGGGGGGTATCGCTCCTACAGCGACGGTATACTCAACAAGCCAGGCATCCCCGGCTACTACTGGAGCAGTACGGTCGACGGTTCCGCCGCCCGCTTCTTGCACTTCGTTAGCGGCTACGCCGCCGTGAACACCCACTTCCGCGCAGGCGGCTTCTCTGTCCGTTGTCTCAAGGATTAA
- a CDS encoding PhoH family protein, whose protein sequence is MRTSQKLTGETEQNLNFDDYAVAQVLFGMHNHNLKTVEQVVGVQIYDRGNTLNITGKGHAVQLATSLLTQLYDLVRKGYPVFSQDIVFGIKILESSPSASLAEIFLDRVCITAQKRIISPKSVHQKNYIEAIRTNDIVFGIGPAGTGKTYLAVAMAVSALASELVQRIILTRPAVEAGEKLGFLPGDLAQKVDPYLRPLTDALNDMMGSEKVADLIEQGVIEIAPLAFMRGRTLNNGFVILDEAQNTTSEQMKMFLTRIGFDAKAVITGDITQVDLPGKQASGLVEASQLLKGIDGIGFSHFDHNDVVRHPLVQKIIQAYDGQAKK, encoded by the coding sequence TTGCGTACTTCCCAAAAGCTCACCGGAGAAACCGAGCAGAACCTGAACTTTGACGACTATGCTGTTGCTCAGGTTCTGTTCGGCATGCATAATCATAACCTGAAGACTGTTGAACAGGTCGTCGGGGTGCAGATTTATGATCGGGGTAATACCCTGAACATCACCGGCAAAGGGCATGCTGTCCAGTTGGCCACATCCTTGCTCACTCAACTCTATGACCTTGTTCGAAAAGGCTATCCTGTCTTCAGTCAGGACATCGTCTTTGGGATTAAAATCCTGGAATCTTCTCCATCAGCCTCTTTGGCAGAAATCTTTTTGGACAGGGTCTGCATCACTGCCCAGAAAAGAATTATTTCTCCCAAAAGTGTCCATCAGAAAAACTATATCGAGGCTATCCGCACAAACGATATTGTTTTCGGGATTGGTCCGGCCGGAACCGGCAAGACCTATCTGGCCGTGGCTATGGCGGTCTCGGCCTTGGCTTCGGAATTGGTCCAGCGTATTATCCTCACTCGTCCGGCTGTGGAGGCTGGCGAAAAACTCGGCTTTCTGCCCGGCGATCTGGCCCAGAAGGTTGATCCCTATCTCCGCCCTCTGACCGATGCACTGAACGATATGATGGGCAGTGAAAAGGTTGCTGATCTGATCGAACAGGGAGTAATTGAGATTGCGCCCCTGGCCTTTATGCGGGGCAGAACCCTGAATAACGGCTTTGTGATTTTGGATGAGGCGCAAAACACCACCAGCGAGCAGATGAAGATGTTCCTGACCCGAATCGGCTTTGATGCCAAGGCGGTGATCACCGGAGACATCACCCAGGTTGACCTGCCCGGCAAGCAGGCCTCAGGGCTGGTAGAGGCAAGTCAGCTCCTCAAGGGAATCGACGGTATTGGGTTCTCTCATTTTGACCATAATGATGTTGTCCGCCATCCCTTGGTGCAGAAAATCATTCAGGCATATGACGGGCAGGCAAAGAAGTAA
- a CDS encoding Txe/YoeB family addiction module toxin → MPKDSAKALQVSMKEMDWNESSLRLMNEDHLSSERLGGLFVLAERKQEDLKKINTLIKDIQRTPQSGLGKPEPLKFDFSGFWSRRIDHEHRLVYRVEEQELHILSCRLHY, encoded by the coding sequence ATGCCAAAAGACTCCGCGAAGGCATTACAAGTTTCAATGAAGGAAATGGACTGGAACGAGAGCTCATTGAGGTTGATGAATGAAGATCATCTTTCATCCGAACGCCTGGGAGGATTATTTGTACTGGCAGAAAGAAAACAAGAAGATCTTAAAAAAATCAATACGCTGATAAAAGACATACAAAGAACACCGCAGAGCGGATTGGGTAAGCCAGAGCCTCTCAAATTTGATTTTTCCGGCTTCTGGAGTCGCCGGATTGACCACGAACATCGTCTTGTTTATCGCGTAGAAGAACAGGAACTGCATATTCTTTCCTGTCGGCTGCATTATTAA
- a CDS encoding ABC transporter ATP-binding protein codes for MKTILEINNLRKTFADFTAVNGINLEVKAGEIFGFLGPNGAGKTTTIKILAGLLQPDSGSVTINGNSLAEQPLICKQDTGYVPDRPWLFEKLTGGEYLKFVASLYNLPEEQFNATAPKYLDMFDLGKWEDHLIESYSHGMRQKLIMTSVFMLNQPLLIIDEPMVGLDPKSARIVKELFKRKAEEGSTIFLSTHSLEIAEELCHRIAIITNGTLHIIGTMEELRKKAGRENQDIDLEEIFLELTGAWEMQQVIAALKEE; via the coding sequence ATGAAAACCATCCTCGAAATAAACAATCTGCGCAAGACCTTTGCCGATTTCACAGCAGTTAACGGTATCAACCTGGAAGTTAAGGCCGGGGAAATTTTCGGTTTCCTGGGACCCAACGGGGCAGGCAAAACCACTACCATCAAGATTTTGGCAGGCCTCCTCCAACCGGATAGCGGAAGCGTGACCATCAACGGTAATTCTCTAGCAGAGCAGCCTCTTATCTGCAAGCAGGATACCGGCTATGTCCCGGATCGCCCCTGGCTTTTTGAGAAGCTCACCGGCGGGGAATATCTCAAATTTGTGGCCAGCCTCTATAATCTTCCCGAAGAGCAATTTAATGCCACCGCCCCGAAATATCTGGATATGTTCGATCTCGGCAAATGGGAGGATCATCTCATTGAAAGCTACTCGCACGGGATGCGTCAGAAGCTGATCATGACCTCGGTCTTCATGCTCAATCAGCCTCTACTCATTATTGATGAGCCCATGGTCGGCCTGGACCCCAAATCCGCTCGTATTGTCAAGGAGTTATTTAAGAGAAAAGCAGAAGAAGGGAGCACTATTTTTCTCTCCACCCATTCCTTGGAAATCGCGGAAGAACTCTGTCATCGTATCGCCATCATCACCAACGGCACCTTGCATATCATTGGGACAATGGAGGAACTCCGGAAAAAGGCGGGGAGAGAAAATCAGGATATTGATCTTGAAGAAATCTTTTTGGAGCTTACCGGGGCTTGGGAGATGCAGCAGGTTATTGCGGCGCTTAAGGAAGAGTGA
- a CDS encoding DUF4434 domain-containing protein, whose amino-acid sequence MMTVPLKGAFLQISNEHADHTVAGWQVAVSDMNRLQMELVIIQAEAYLKHDDSRDEVTRGYIINALWRAEELNMKVWIGLIYPKGCVGDQACVKDEARIDNIIKKAKSQQT is encoded by the coding sequence ATGATGACCGTTCCTTTAAAGGGTGCATTTTTACAGATATCTAATGAGCATGCAGATCATACTGTTGCGGGATGGCAGGTGGCTGTAAGTGATATGAACCGTCTTCAGATGGAATTGGTCATTATTCAAGCAGAGGCATATCTTAAACATGATGACTCGCGGGATGAAGTCACAAGAGGTTATATAATTAATGCGTTATGGCGTGCTGAAGAATTAAATATGAAGGTCTGGATAGGTCTGATTTATCCGAAAGGCTGTGTCGGTGATCAGGCATGCGTTAAAGATGAAGCACGTATAGATAATATAATAAAAAAAGCAAAGAGTCAGCAGACTTAA
- a CDS encoding DUF5109 domain-containing protein: MEGWTPEGYDELKFYKKYLIEVSKYCRSKGEGLQIATSPFINKQSAQQAIITEEVYKSFLKETDLSIILLQDGLGGNNVPLDVVPAYMSAMKNACDDAGIEMWANIEAFVNDTTAAGFERVQKQITAAREVTNNLVTFEFYKYWTRHLHIPGAAELNDAYYQTYIDTTP, encoded by the coding sequence TTGGAGGGATGGACCCCAGAAGGTTATGATGAACTTAAATTCTATAAAAAATATTTAATTGAGGTGAGTAAGTATTGCAGAAGCAAGGGTGAAGGGCTGCAGATAGCAACTTCGCCGTTTATTAATAAACAGAGCGCACAACAAGCAATAATTACAGAGGAGGTCTATAAGAGTTTCCTGAAGGAAACTGACCTGTCAATTATCCTGTTACAGGATGGCCTTGGAGGGAATAATGTTCCTTTGGATGTTGTTCCTGCGTATATGAGTGCTATGAAGAATGCCTGTGATGATGCAGGAATCGAGATGTGGGCAAATATAGAGGCTTTTGTTAATGATACCACGGCGGCTGGTTTTGAGAGAGTGCAGAAACAAATAACCGCTGCGCGTGAAGTAACCAATAACCTGGTGACCTTTGAGTTCTATAAATATTGGACCAGACATTTACACATCCCAGGAGCAGCGGAAC